The Watersipora subatra chromosome 7, tzWatSuba1.1, whole genome shotgun sequence genomic interval tgaagcgtcattgattatttgcaactatacaaagaaaaactaattttgggcatgctgttacattcttacgtcaggtatacatttgctagttacagtaaaactttgtacagtaaattttgtgttggtgaatttaaagttttgcttatcatagtaactttgccaaaacgtcaaacattactacatttcaaaatacaacctttctgatataatgttttatagtttgtaatctatacttatgtacatgttaaaaaatattataaaattcggtagatgaaaccttgattattttgacatattttttatgcaaaccaacgtgtaattagcaacataccttttctagaaaagaacatccaactttgtctaatactctctgccatctgatgaatatactggcattaatgcttaccaagtttctaaaaaaatgaatagataattcaaatagcataaacagatatacaaaccaaaatgaatgcaaaatacacattttagttcactggttaggttttttggcaaacttgaatgtctgcctcctactactgaagctctataaaacagctaagctcttaattactacacaattactacacaagattcaagctaaatactaaaagttttaaaattcaaaggccgCATGTacaccacttacttgcttatgcctatgcatgtactactattacttacaaaatcataactgaaatacgcaaactctcactattcatgataacaataatacaattacataatgatcatgatattctaacaacagttttgactgttggtagaaccacattaataactttacttatcattataaaaaagcatcaaaaattattatattaataactgaaaatagattaatgttagagaattaactgattcactaaaataactattaattgtcagctggcgtgtctgtgttgatgttacaaaaccgaacattcgtgtaacaataataaagtccaaaattaggattttacaaaaagttttgatattctcctttatggtattataatgctgaactttcttgacttttctatgcagaacaatatcagcagttggatgacataaacaggtgtaaaaaatatatatatcaaacgtgttctatgttacattccttaaaaattataataattgaaacatacttttttcacgctagtcctatttctttattaaataaaatttatactgcttttctacaactgtatgtttcaagtaaataaactgtaaattgactaaaataaaatgaacaacttaccaaatgtgacgtgctcccttacatgtagttattccgctgctaccaagctctagtagactacatgggtgaagaactaatagtcctaacagccacagcaacattataacagccacatctctctagctgttatatactgtggttatacttttgccactttatttcaataaatttaaaaaatcaaatcttcgactaaaaaaccatctctcaggtattgcattcggatgaaaaatttcaaaaaaagatttattttgtggctggatgcaacggcagcaaaaatatgaattgtactgattatacacttatttaaacttttactacagccatgcttaaacatcagtggaaaccataatgtgcaattattgtgaattttcgcaaaaaagagcagatcaatgagaaaccgtgcaaaaaaagggagtgcttaaatggcagtcttgaaaaccataaagagggtcagcaaataaattgtaatgtattgtagtttgttaatatacaactttatttcccaaatctaataaagctatcatgaatattagcaaaactgactgtatccgacatagctgctaattccttgtattggctgatgattagtcataagcttattgcaatatgtttttaaatagattgtgctattaactgaaacgataccaaaacacttaaaagtaagaatattttaaaattgatatatgcctcctagttccatatataagagcctcctagagtttgtaatttattgatagaaaattacacatttttgttggagttgtctcctcttttccatatatatgaatatagatatataaggcaattatgggaatcatgtttaaaatacttctatagggttgttaagcactataaacactgctagaattaggaggctccctggacgcctcctaatttttcagagcctcctaacatggattatatattgatagaagcctcctagttgggaaatatagttctatatatatatatatatatatatatatatatatatatatatatatatatatatacatatatgtaggaGAGCTTATCTTCTTACTTTTTTGCACTGCCTGTCTTAAATCAGGGGATTATTAAGAAAGCAAGCTTAATGGTATAACAAGTctcacaaaaaattgttttacattaactattttgtttcaaaaaatgGTTTGACTACGtgtaatttatattacacttTTGAATAGAATAGTTCTTTAGTGCTTAGTTTAGTTTGTTGTCATTGAATATCAATTTTTTGACTAGCATATCTGAGCTAGAGATTGTTCACTTCAAATACACATACATTTGAATTATATGTCAAATAATACTAGCTTTAcataaaaaagtattaataagGCAGCATTAAATTATATTGAACTGAAACTATTCAATGTATTTCCAACAGCTGTCCTTTCTATTGAGCAGGGCAACTGGCTCAGGGCCAAGTATGTTTCACATGACCAGCCAGCTGACCGGCAGATCAAAGAATGGCCTTGCCTAATCATGCGCAATGGACTTGAGCAGGATCTACTGAACCAAGATGAAGACATATCCAATTGTGTTGATAGGAAATTGGGCCAGCCAAGGGTCTACCAAACCAGTGACTAGCCAATAAAAACAGACCGACTGGCTGACTACCGAGCTAGCTCTTAGGAGACCATCTAGCTGAGAGACCGGCAGAAGATTTCTATTCCCACTGCTAAAGATAAATGTAGAGCCTAAACCTTTTTCCAAACTACATGAATGTGTAAAACGATCAACAGCATGCATGGCAAAAAGAAAAATCGCTATATGCAATGCTTTCTACACAGAACGATGATGGTATTTTGGTGTAATTATgtctaaaaaattgtttatactTCTTTACTCGATCAAACACGGTTAGTTCGTTGTGAAACAGTAAAAGATACATGGCGGTGGCTTTTCACTGGCGGCATCAGTAGGATATTTAAGGTTTCAGCCTCCACAAAAGCTAACAAATTCTTGAATAAACCTTTCGAGACTACCAAAGCAGTAgtaaagaaaaaaacaaataatacgaGTAGCTCAAAGCAAAATACTATGCACACTAGCCGAGTACCTGCTTCGTTAGCGAGTGGCTAATCCCTGAGTAGCCTAAGGTGGTGTGCTCAAAATTCACACAgccaaaatgttaaaaaaatggtttagcaGCATGCTGAATCTCACCAGTCTGCAGCAGAAAATAATAGCTGCACCTGCTACGTTCACAAGCTGACACAGAGTTATTTCAGATACAGATTATGGAACACCAGCAAAATGCCGAATGGCTCATTGAGAACAAAACCAGCCAAGTAGATGAATATGGTTAAGAATCAGAACATTAGCCAGCTCGCAATGGTGCTTTGGTGCAGATGCTAATGAAGCAAATTTGGCAACTACAGTAGAAATGCCATAAACCTAAGAACAATTTTCCGGCCAAGTCCTTCTAGTTTTGGGGCTGTTGAAGCCAAATGCATGCCTGGCAAGGCTGCCTTAGAATAAATGCCAGATCAAGGGAAATGACTACAAGTTGCAACAATAGTGCTGACTACTGAGTGCACTAAAGCCCTCAACAGTTTTAAACTGGGCAAAGGGGGTTCTAGCTACCCTTTAGGTCAATGGAGCAAAGATGGACACCAGTAGAGAAACCATTGAAACGATACAGCGAGGTGACGCGGAGACCCTTCATCATAATTACCAAAAACGAAGAGGTGACATGAAGACCTTTTTGCCATAACCCTTGTATGAAGAGGTAAAAAAACACGACCGCTATCCATTCTACAGGCTTGTGTGGTTGCCGATATTACTgaataatctacatgtatatattatgaaGGTATTTGTAGTGAATCACATAAACCAGGATTCCATTTCAGGTAGGTGCACATTTTTGTTGACCATTGTGCTATTAAGTTTCAGCAGCCGGTGGTTTCTATTGATGATTTGCTTTAGACTTGTAAGGATAGAATCAGGTGGTTGTTACTGAGCAAAGTGCCATCGGTAAGAGGTATATTGGTACCAGCTTGATCCAAGATAACCGTTCTATGTCGAGTCCCTACCTGGAAGTACTGTTCTTTGGAGCTGATTGAAGGCTGTTCAAAAGGTTCCCCACTGTCTTAAACCAGTCGAGACCAAATGGAAGTGTAGTCTCACGATGTCCGGAACTCATCAGCACACTGCTGGCACTATAAACCAGCACCAAAGCCGGCAATCACTTGGGATTAGAGATCCCCCTCCTTTCCCTTTGCTACTGTCACACCTGACTGTTGATACCTTTCATCTTGCTACGGTTTACTGATCACCTGACTAATAACAAGCTCTATGGCTAACCTTGCATTCAGAACAGGTGGTCACCATAGATATGAGAACACTATTTTGTAACTTCACCTCTAAAGAAGAGAGCCATCATGGTTTCATTTCAAACCAAAATCTTTTAAGGCAACAATGTGTATTTacattgtacatatatgtaccttTTATTTAGTACAGTAATATTCAACCTATGGTCTTGAACCATTCTTGGCCAAAAAGAAGTGTAGTCTCACTGTATCTGAAATTCTTCTGCACACCTCTGGAACTCTGAACCGGCACCATGGTCGGCACTTACACGGGATTAGAGGTTCACCACCTTTCCCTATGCTACTGCCACACCTTACTATTGATACCTTTCATCTTGCTACTGTTTACTGATTACTTGACTAATCACAAGTTCTATGGTTAACATTGCATTCAAAACAGGTGGCCACCAGAATATATGAAAAGACAATTTCATAACTTTACCTTTTAAGGGGAGAGCCATATActgttttcattttaaacagaaatattttaaagtagcATTGTGTCTTTACGCTGTACGTATACGTTTTATTTAATCAATCATTCAACGATTGCACTGTTTTGAAACTATGTAAACATATTCAGGGGTATGTGTAACTATGTGGCTtcttggaataaaaaaatttacttattattaattattttttgttattagatGAAATATTGCGATGTTTACACTAATGGAAATCTAAAAGTGTTCTACACAAAAATACTAAATATCAACTTAGAGCTTTTTTAGCTCATTTGGCACAAATTCGGTCGTGTCTGCATATTATtccaataatattttaaccaaaaaCTATGTTTACATATTAAGTGTATAAGTAAAGGTTGCTATTTTTGTCAATCTCGATAAACTCATAAGTTTATCTTGATTGACAAAAATAGCCAAAATTAGCTGAAAATTTTTCCTGAAGACTTATATGGAAATAAAACATTGGTGGTTTTGGAGAAACTGAATTTGCTTAATATTGAGTGTGCCAGCCATTACTGTGACTCCAAAAACGAGATAGAGCAAGTGccccaaatattttttaaatttatttaggaTGAGTGGGAGTGTctacaaatttttgtttttaaaatacataGTATGTTTATTCTGAAATAACACAGAAAGTTAGTTTATGTTTTAAAtgacaataaaaaaaaacagacAATTAGGTAATTATGATTAATTAAGATAATCACTGAAGTTCAGATTGAGGTGTTAGCTCACACACTTTTCCAATGTGTATTCACATGATTGCTAAAATGTATAGTTCAATATTTTGTTATGCACCAAACAAAACACTGCTAAATTAGTATAAAAATGTAGTATGTAAGCAGTAGATTTTCATCCTCATTGATTTTTCATTGCAGTAGAGAATCATACTTTTTGCACAAGTTATGTTTTATAATTACCGTagtaataaatacaaaaaagaaaaaaacttaaatAACAAAGTGGTGGCCAGCAATCTGTGAAATTTTAAGTACATCTAGTAACTCTATTCAGTAAAATAGCATagaagtttttaaatgtaagtgtgATGAAAAgctgaattattttttatccaAACCTACATTTAACTTTTCttacttttttaataaattataactaaaaaCTTACTTTTGTCTGAATTAGCTGACAGTTCTTGCCAAAATATTCTTTATGGCACAATCCATTACATTTCACCCCACCTGGATAGCAGTCTGGTGTAGAGCAGGAGCAGCTCTGATTAAGTCTATAATAGTTATTTTGGTCTATCGCTGTAAATAAGTTAAAGTGTGTTTAGATAAACCTGAACTTTGTATGTATATCTTTTTCTAAATGCAGGGCTAGCCTCAGTACACGacgttatatattttataactcaGACTTCAAGTAGtattttgtttcaatttaaTAAGATAATGAAATAACTCAACCTTTAAGTAACATTCTCAATTATTCTTGGAATTAAATCTATGCACGTTGAAAtaaggttttgaattttttttgtagATAAGTATTAAATAGATAAAACTTATTAATTATAAATCGGTAGCCCACACTTAAAAAGCttatataaaaatgattttctaCCTTCTGATACTCTGTAATATTTTTGgcacagttttttttaaattttattaagttCTAACCATAATCTATGCGTATGTTTTTAAAAGCTAGTGCATCTGTTTGTCCATTTGTGAcagtgtatgtccagctataactggTAAAATCTGAAAATCCAAAATTCCACATCATGATGGATTTGGACTTACGGatattgcaaccacaagttttaGATACtcgcgctctaccactgagctatacaaggcgcATTCGTCTATGGCAAAATTAGATATGGTGTAGTGCAGTGGTTCCTAACCTTTTTTGCCCCATTCCCCTTTTCCAAACCTAAATACAGAAATTCCCCCTCCCAACTCCTTCAAATAATGCACTGCAACTAGATAGTGAACTttgtttacatatataactcatctacacacacacatatatatatatatatatatatatatatatatatatatatatatatatatatatatatatatatatatatatatatatatgtatatatgcatttattacagccatatttacatggaatattaaaaatgaatgtatattgaaactcaatatatctatcattgtaagacagtcagcagactagtgcgatttctgtgtttgtttggagctgACCAGAATTTTGATGCTAGGAGTTGTGGCAGATAGGGCACACCGTAGGTCAGCTTCTACTTCCAGACGGTTTCTAGATTTGCTTTATATGGTTAGAATTGCTGAAATTGCTGACTCACAAAGATATTTGGAAGCAAATGGTATGAGCATTTTGAACGCGGCCAGGCTTATGTTGGGATACAATTTTTGAGCCTGAACCCAAACGTGCTCTATTGATAGCTCCTTGAAGTCATCATTTAATGTAGAGTTGTTTGTCAGCTCCAAAAACTCCTCCTGAAGCTGTTCCGGAATCTCGTGGACATTGCGCCTGAAAGGGTATCGGATCAGGCTCATCAATTGCTCTGTCCTAGAAACtaactttggaaaatatctcTCAAATTCTGCTATCAAGCTGTTCAAGTGATGCTTTATGTCGGTTAGCAAAGAAGCGCAATGAGCATTCTTGTCAACTAATGAATGCAGAACTGGAAATGAACCTCTTACATTCCCAGTAGCCAGTCTTTCTACCCAGAGTTTGAGCTTGTCCTTGAATGCATTGATACACTCAGTTACATTCAACACATTGCTGTCTCTACCTTGCACCTTTGTGTTCACTTTATTGACTGAACCAAATATGTCAACCCGGTAAGCAAGACACTGATGGAAGCCTTTCACCCGCATTGAAGCCAGTAGTTTGggtttgttatgagttttcaaGAATTCATTGACCTCTGCTCGTGGATTGAAAAAAAGCAGAAGCATGTTACCCTTTGATAACTATCGAATTTGGTGTGGAACAATAGTGATGAGTGCACAGCATCCATATCTTCGCATAACTTGCGGAAGAGACGTGTTTGCAAGGCAGAGCCTTTGATAAAGCTTACTACTTTAATCACTGAAGAAAGATGTTCCTGCAATCCTTTGGAAAGAGTTTATGCTGCTAGCGCTTGTCTGTGTATGAAGCAATGGGTACTCACCACTAAAGGATTTTTTTTACCAAttgttcaaatccagcacgtcAGCCAAGCATGGCTGGAGCACCATCAGTGCAAACTCCAAATAGTTTGCCCCAGTCTAGATGGTCTTTGCTGAAGAAGTCGGGAATCAGGTTCATAACATCAGCAGCTGGGGTGGTCTCTGTTAGAGGGCTGCAGAACAGAAATTATTTCTCAATTGTCTCTCCTTGTACATGGCGTGCAAACACCATCAGCTGTGAAATGCTAGCAACATCAGTGgactcatcaagttgaatgGCGAACATGGGAGATGAATTGATCTTTTTAATTACTTGCCTCTTTATGTCAGCAGACATATCATCGATCCTTGATTTCACTGTGCTGTCTGAGAGGAATAAATCAGCTATCTTTTGAGTGACTGTGTTGCCGAGAATAATCTTAGTACACTCCAGCCAACGAGGTTTAACTAATTATTCACTAATGGTGTGTGGCATCTTATCTCTGGCAATACGGTAAGACAGAGCGTAGGATGCCTCGGTAATGGCCTGTGCCTGGATATGAAAGCTGCCAGTGGATTCCAGTTTTGCCCGCTTGAGTTCTCTCTCTTTAGCTTCAAAGAACGGCTTTGATTTATCCATGTGTTTTGCATGTTTATTTCTTAAGTGTCGCTTAAGTTGATGTGGTTTCATGGAGTCGTTagtgagcactttcatgcacaaAACACATTGTGGTACTTTGATGCCGCTTTTAATCATGCAAGTGAATCCATAGTTAAGGTAAGAACCATCAAGTGTTCGTCTTTTTGTCCTTGACATTTCTAACACCTACAATATGGGAAATGCAATCAAAATATCTGAATACGTTTAATATCTACATGAGTAAAACATCATACATATGCTAGGCTACAGAGCAAATTGTCAAAATGTTATACGTTTATGCAAACCAGATCGGTAACTGAACAATTAATATTGcaggtatgtatatgcatgtagtgtAGCAATCCTTACCTTTTTTCACAGTTTTAGATCTTGGCCTTGTTGAAACTACTGAAATTCATTCACTCTTTGCTGCCTTTcatataagaaaaaagggtgcCACAGAAATCCCCT includes:
- the LOC137400424 gene encoding zinc finger BED domain-containing protein 5-like, with the translated sequence MSRTKRRTLDGSYLNYGFTCMIKSGIKVPQCVLCMKVLTNDSMKPHQLKRHLRNKHAKHMDKSKPFFEAKERELKRAKLESTGSFHIQAQAITEASYALSYRIARDKMPHTISE